The stretch of DNA CACCATCGTCCACCGCGACGTGAACCCCACCAACATCCTCCTGGGGGTGACGGGGGACGTGAAGCTCACCGACTTCGGGGTGGCCGAGGTGGAGGGGATGATGGGCGGGGAGGCCGGCGCGCTGCGCGGCACGCTGGCGTACATGAGCCCGGAGCAGGTGCTGGGGCTGGCGGTGGATGCGCGCAGCGACTTGTACTCGGTGGGCGTCATCCTCTGGGAGCTGCTCGCCAACCGGAGGCTGTTCGCCGGGGAGGGGGGCGAGGCGGAGCTGATGCACCGGGTGCGGGATGCGCGCGTGCCGCTGCTGTCCTCGCTGGGCGTGGAGCTGCCGGACTACGCCGTCCAGGTGGTGCGCAAGGCGCTGTTCGCCGACAAGTCCCGCCGCTTCCAGACGGCCGCGGAGTTCATCAAGGCGCTCGAGGTGCTGGCCCAGCGGTCGGGCTGGCCCCTCACGGTGGATGCGCTGCGGCCCCTGCTGGGCGGGTGATGGGCGTGCGCGGGGCACTGCTGGCCTTGCTGCTGCTCGCCGGGTGCCGGGGCGTCTCCCTGAGCCCGGTGGCCTTCGACGAGGCGGCCCACGTGGAGGCCCTGGCGCTGAGCTTCCAGCCGGATGGCTCAGGGCTGCTCACCTTCCGGCTGGCGGTGCACAGCCCCACCGCGGAGTCCCCCCTGCTCACGGCGGTGGACTTCGAGCTGCTGGTGGAGGGGCAGCGGCTGGCCACGGGGCTCCAGGGGGTGGAGGTGCCGCTGGA from Stigmatella aurantiaca encodes:
- a CDS encoding serine/threonine protein kinase; amino-acid sequence: MAEADLGGYEVVGRLAVGGMAEVYQARALVTTQRSPGEPEEVVLKRLHPSFRNDASYVKAFVDEAKLTVRLRHPNIVRTFRLFKAGPDYLMVQELVSGRTLSFMQGLLIKVGTAMPPETACYIAWCVLKALDYIHRAKVGEGGATIVHRDVNPTNILLGVTGDVKLTDFGVAEVEGMMGGEAGALRGTLAYMSPEQVLGLAVDARSDLYSVGVILWELLANRRLFAGEGGEAELMHRVRDARVPLLSSLGVELPDYAVQVVRKALFADKSRRFQTAAEFIKALEVLAQRSGWPLTVDALRPLLGG